The Kitasatospora albolonga nucleotide sequence GCGGACGTGCCACCGGTCAGGGTGGCCGCGTCGATGTCGGCTCCCGCGAGGATCTCGCAGGCCCGGGTGGAGCGGACCCCGGAGGCGCACACCACCAGCAGCGAGCCCCGGGCGGACGCCGACTTCAGGGCGGGCAGGGCGTCCGGCAGCTTGTCGAGCGGGATGTTCAGGGCGCCGGGCACATGGCCCGCCGCGTACTCGCCGGGAGCCCGCACGTCGATCACGGTGAACTCCTCCAGACGGGCTGCGGCCTGGGCGGGGGAGAGGGCTGCGGGGCTGGACACGGGCGGGGGTCCTTTCGTCGACCGGGGCTGCGCGCGGGAGGGCAGGGACTCTACACGTGTCTCCAGCACCGCCGGGCGGGTTGGCATTCCCCCCCCCCGCGTACCCCCGGATCTCCCCGGCCACCGGCCCTTCGCGGTGATCGTCGGTAGCCTGCGGGTATGACGCCGCAGCGACTCGAACCCCTGCCCGCCGACTGGAGCCGCGCCCTGGCCGTGGTCGCCCACCCCGACGACCTGGAGTACGGCGCCGCCGCTGCCGTGGCCGCCTGGACCGACGGGGGCCGTGAGGTCGTCTATCTCCTCGCCAGCCGGGGCGAGGCCGGGATCGACACCCTGCCGCCCGAGGAGTGCGCCCCGCTGCGCGAGCGGGAACAGCGGGCGAGCGCGGCGGTCGTCGGAGTCCGTACGGTGGAGTTCCTGGACCACCGCGACGGGGTGATCGAGTACGGCACCGGGCTGCGCCGAGACATCGCCGCCGCCATCCGCCGCCACCGCCCGGAGCTGGTGATCACCCTCAACCACCGCGACACCTGGGGCGGGGTCGCCTGGAACACCCCCGACCACCGGGCCGTCGGCCGCGCCACCCTGGACGCCGTGGCCGACGCGGGCAACCGGTGGATCTTCCCGGAGCTGACCGAACAGGGGCTGAAGCCGTGGAACGGGGTGCGCTGGACCGCCGTGGCGGGCAGCGACCGGCCCACGCACGCCGTGGACGCGACGGCCGGATTCGAGCGGTCCGTGCAGTCGCTCCTCGAACACCGCACCTACATCGAGGCGCTGACCGCGGAGGCGCCCGAGAAGTACTGCCGGTCCTTCCTGGAGGGCATGGTGCGCGCCGAGGCCGAGCGGTTCGGCGGCCGTCCCGCCGTCACCTTCGAGGTCTTCGCCCACTGACACCGCCGGGGCGAACCGGGCGGGATTGACAATCCCGCTTGCCGATTCTGCAATGGCCCCATGAAGGAACACGACCGGGACGACCCCGGACTCGACGCCGTGCTCACCGGGGTCGGCCCCCGGCTGCGCCGTCTGCGCAAGGACCGGGGGGTCACCCTCTCCGCGCTCTCCGCCGCCACCGGGATCTCCGTCTCCACGCTCTCCCGGCTGGAGTCCGGCGGCCGTCGCCCCAGCCTGGAGCTGCTGCTCCCGATCGCCCGCGCCCACGAGGTCCCGCTCGACGACCTCGTGGGCGCCCCGTCCGTGGGCGACCCCCGGGTCAGGGCCAGGCCGATCGTGCGGCACGGCCGGACGATGGTGCCGCTGACTGCCCGCCCCGGCGGACTCCAGGCGTACAAGATGGTGCAGGAGGCGGGCAGCGGCGAGGTGCCGGAGCAGCGCACGCACGAGGGGTACGAGTGGCTGTTCGTGCTCTCCGGCAGGCTGCGGCTGCTCCTGGCCGAGCACGATCTGGTGCTGGAGCCGGGGGAGGCCGCCGAGTTCGACACCCGGCTGCCGCACTGGTTCGGGCCGGCCGAGGACCAGCCGGTGGAGTTCCTCAGTCTCTTCGGCCCGCAGGGTGAGCGGATGCATGTGAGGGCGAAGCCGAAGCGGGGCTGAGAGGCCCGGTGCCGGGCCGCCGGGGTGTTCCCAGATGGGCAAGCGACCGCTTAGTATGCGCCGGAGCGGCGCAGACGCGAGCAGTGGCTGCGCGAGCAGTGGAAATGCCGACAGCGGCAGCGGTTGATGCCGACAAGCGCCGACAGTGTTGTGGAGGCCCCCTCATGCAGGCATGGCGAGTGCACCGGAACGGCGAGCCGGGCGAGGTGATGAGCCTGGAGGAGACGGACCGGCCCACCCCCGGCGACGGGCAGGTGCTCGTCCGGGTCGCCGCGGCGAACGTCAACTTCCCCGACGCCCTGCTCTGCCGGGGCCAGTACCAGGTGCGTCCGCCGCTGCCGTTCACCCCGGGCGTCGAGGTGTGCGGCACCACGGAGGACGGGCGGCGGGTCCTCGCCACCCCCGCCCTGCCGTACGGGGGTTTCGCCGAGTACGTCGTCGCGGACGGGGCCGCCCTGCTGCCCGCCCCCGACGCCCTGGACGACGCGGAAGCCGCCGCGCTCCACATCGGCTACCAGACCGGCTGGTTCGGCCTCCACCGCCGCGCCCGCCTCCAGCCCGGCGAGACCCTCCTCGTCCACGCGGCGGCGGGCGGGGTCGGCAGCGCGGCCGTCCAGCTCGGCAAGGCGGCGGGCGCCACCGTCATCGGGGTCGTCGGCGGACCGGAGAAGGCGGCCGTCGCCCGTGAACTGGGCTGCGACCTGGTCATCGACCGGCGGAGCGAGGACATCGTGGCCGCCGTCAAGGAGGCCACCGGCGGGCGCGGCGCCGATGTCGTCTACGACCCGGTCGGCGGCGACGCGTACGCCAAGTCCGTCAAGTGCGTCGCCTTCGAGGGCCGGGTCCTCGTCGTCGGCTTCGCCAGCGGGAACATCCCCGCCCCCGCGCTCAACCACGCCCTGGTGAAGAACTACTCGATCATCGGGCTGCACTGGGGCCTCTACAACACCCACGACCCGGCCGCCATCCGCGCCTGCCACGACGAGCTGACCAAGCTCGCCGCCCAGGGCATTGTGAAGCCCCTGGTCAGCGAGCGTGTCGGGATGGCCGGGGCCGCCGAGGCCGTCCAGCGTGTCGCCGACGGCACCAGCACCGGCCGGATCGTCGTGCTCCCCGGAGGCGCCCGATGAGCCCGGCCGTCGACGCCGCCGAGGTCCGCCGCCGCACCCGCGAGCTGCTCGCCGCGCACCCGCCCGCCACCACCGGCCGCACCGACTTCCTCAAGGCCCGGTTCGACGCGGGCCTCGCCTGGGTCCACTACCCGCAGGGGCTCGGCGGGCTCGACGCGCCCCGCTCCCTCCAGCAGGCCGTCGACGCCGAACTCGCCGCCGCCGACGCCCCCGACAACGACCCGCGCCGCATCGGTATCGGGCTCGGCATGGCCGCCCCCACCATCCTCGGCTACGGCACCGACGAGCAGAAGCGGCGCTTCCTGCGGCCCCTGTGGGTGGGGGAGGAGGTCTGGTGCCAGCTCTTCAGCGAGCCCGGCGCCGGCTCCGACCTCGCCGCCCTCGCCACCCGGGCCGTCCGCGACGGCGACGACTGGGTGGTCGACGGGCAGAAGGTCTGGACGTCCAGCGCCCATGCGGCCCGCTGGGCGATCCTCATCGCCCGCACCGACCCGGACCTCCCCAAGCACCGGGGCATCAGCTACTTCATCTGCGACATGACCGACCCGGGCGTCGACGTCCGGCCGCTGCGCCAGATCACCGGGGAGGCCGAGTTCAACGAGGTCTTCCTCTCCGGCGTCCGCATCCCCGACAGCCACCGGCTCGGCCCCGTCGGGGAGGGCTGGAAGGTCGCGCAGACTACGCTGATGAACGAGCGCGTCTCGATCGGCGGTTCCCGCATCCCCCGCGAGGGCGGCATGATCGGCCCCGTCTCCCGGACCTGGCGCGAACGCCCCGAGCTGCGCACCCACGGCACCCACCAACGCCTGCTCACCCTCTGGGTGGAGGCCGAGGTCGCCCGGCTCACCGGGGAGCGGCTGCGCCAGCAGCTCGTCGCCGGACAGCCCGGGCCCGAGGGCTCGGGCATGAAGCTCGCGTTCGCCCGCCTCAACCAGGAGATCAGCGGACTGGAGGTCGAACTGCTCGGCGACGAGGGCCTGTTGTACGGCGACTGGACCATGGTCCGCCCGGAGCTGGTCGACTTCACCGGCCGGGACGCCGGTTACCGCTACCTCCGCTCCAAGGGGAACTCCATCGAGGGCGGCACCAGCGAGGTCCTGCTGAACATCGTGGCCGAACGCGTCCTCGGGCTGCCCGCCGAACCCCGTAACGACAAGGACGTCGCCTGGAAGGACCTGAGCCGATGACCGCGCCCGCCCAGCCCCCGGCCACCCCCGACCTGCTCTACTCCCAGGACGAGGAGGACCTGCGCTCCGCCGTGCGCGCCCTTCTCGCCGACCGGGCCGACGCGCCGACGGTGATCGTGGCGGCCGAGTCCGCCACGCCGTACGACCAGGGGCTGTGGGAGGCGCTCGCCACCGGCATCGGCGCCGCCGGACTCCTCGTACCGGAGAAGCTCGGCGGCCAGGGCGCGTCCCACCGGGAGGCCGCCGTGGTCCTGGAGGAGCTGGGCCGCACCGTCGCCCCGGCCCCGTACCTGACCAGCTCCGTCGTGGCCACCGAGACCCTGCTCGCGCTGACCGGGACGGGAGGGATCACCCCGGCCGGAGACAGCGGACCCGCCGCCGCGCTCCTGGCCGAGCTGGCCTCCGGGTCCCGTACGGCCGTGCTCGCCGTGCCCTTCGCGACCCCGCCCGGGGGTGCGCAGGCGGCCCTCGCCGCGCTCGACGGCACCGTACAGGGGATCGCGGACGCCGCCGTGGCCGACGTGCTGCTGGTGCCGACCGCCGAAGGGCTGTACGCGGTCGGGGCCACGGCCCCCGGAGTGGCGGTGGAACCCCTCGTGCCGCTCGATCTGACCCGCCCGCTCGCCGCCCTCACCCTCTCCGGCGCGGCCGGGACCCCGCTCGCCGGGCCGGACGCGAGCGCCACCGCCGTACGGCGCGGGCTGCTGGCCGGGGCCGGACTGCTCGCCTCCGAGCAGCTCGGGATCGCGGAATGGTGCCTGGCCGAGACCGTCCGGTACACCCGCGAACGGCACCAGTTCAACCGGCCCGTGGGCTCGTTCCAGGCGCTCAAGCACCGGATGGCCCAGCTCTGGCTGGAGGTCGTCTCGGCCCGCGCCGCCGCCCGCAACGCCGCCGACGCCCTCGCCACCGGCAGCCCCGACGCCCCGCTCGCGGTCGCGGTGGCCCAGGCGTACTGTTCCGGCGTCGCGGTCCACGCCGCCGAGGAGTGCGTCCAGCTCCACGGCGGGATCGGGATGACCTGGGAACACCCGGCGCACCTCTACCTCAAGCGCGCCAAGGCGGACTCGATCGCGTACGGTACGGCGGGCCGCCACCGCGAGGCCGTCGCGGAGCTGGCGGAGCTGCCCGCGCCGTAGGACGTCCGTGAAGCCAAGGCCCTGGTGCACCCGCCTCGACCGGTGAGACGGGGTGTACCAGGGCCTTTTACGTGCTGTTTAATTGCATGTTGTTCGCAATAACAGTCGATCTTGAACAGGGATGTGCAGAGTATGACGGCCCGATCGATACGGGGGGCGGCCGCCGCCGCGCTGGTGACCGCACTGTCCCTGACCGCCGCAGCCTGCTCCAACCCGGACAGCTCCAAGGGCGGCGGCTCCGGCGCCGGTTCCACCTCGGCCGTCGTGGGCATCGCCTACGAGCCCGACAGCCTGAGCCCCCTGCTCGGCTACGGCAAGGACGGCAACTCCAAGATCTTCGACGGACTGCTCGCCCTGGACGAGGAGCTGAAGCTCCAGCCCGCCCTGGCCTCCGCCCTCCCCGACGTCAGCGCCGACGGCCTGACGTACACGTACCGGCTGCGCCAGGGCGTGAAGTTCAGCGACGGCAAGGCGTTCGGCGCCAAGGACGTCGTCTTCACCTACCGCACCATCCTGGACGAGAAGACCAACAACCCCTCCCGCAACGAGCTGGACGCCGTCAAGGACGTCACGGCCCAGGGCGAGGACACCGTCGTCTTCACGCTCAAGTACCCCTACGCGCCCTTCGCCCAGCGCACCGTCCTGCCCATCGCCCCCGAACACATCGCGGGCAAGCAGGACGTCAACACCGGCGCCTTCACCACCAAGCCCGTCGGCACCGGACCGTACGTTCTCACCAACTGGTCCAAGGGCGAGAAGCTCAGCTTCACCGCCAACCCCCGGTACTGGGGCGGCGAGCCCGAGGTGAAGAAGTTCACCATGGCGGTCATCAAGGACGACGACGTGCGCGCCACCCGGCTGCGCTCCGGCGACCTGGACGGCGCGATCCTGCCGCCCAACCTGGCCAAGGGCTTCGCGAACGACAAGAACAAGAAGACCTACGCGGCCAACAGCTACGACTACCGCACGGTGACGCTCCCCACCAACAACAAGGTCGCCGGGGACACCGCCGTGCGCCGCGCCCTGGATGTGGCCGTCGACCGCCAGACCATGGTCGACGCGATCCTCAACGGCAGCGGCAAGCCCGCCTACGGGCCGGTCCCCACCGACAGCGAGTGGTTCACCAAGGGCACCGAGCGCACCCACGACCTCGCCGCCGCGAAGAAGATCCTGGACGAGGCCGGCTGGACCCCGGGCAAGGACGGCATCCGCACCAAGGACGGGGTGCGCGCCGCGTTCCCGCTCTGGTACGTCACCGGCGACAAGCTGCGCCAGGAGCACGCCCTCGCCTACGCCTCCGACGCCAAGAAGGCGGGCATCGACATCACCGTCGAGGCCGGTACCTGGGAGGTCATCGAGCCCCGGATGAAGCACGACGCCGTGCTCGCGGGCGGCGGCTCCCCGGCCGACCCCGACTTCGACCAGTACACCCTGCTGAAGTCCTCCCTCGCGGGCGACGGCTTCAACAACATGGCCTGGTACGACAACAAGGCCGTCGACGAGGCGATCGAGGCGGGCCGCAGGAGCGGGACGAAGGCCGAGCGCAAGAAGGCGTACGACACCGTCCAGCGCGAGCTGGTGAAGAACCCCGGCTACACCTTCCTCACCCACATCGACCACATCTACGTCGTCGAGGACCGCTTCGGCCCCCTCACCACCCAGATCGAGCCGCACGACCACGGGCTGGCCTCCGGCCCCTGGTGGAACGTCGAGAAGTGGTCCACCAAGGACACCGGGGACGCGAAGAAGTGAAGTCCCGCCTCCCCTGGGGGCCGATGGCACGGATGACGGGACGGCGGGCCCTGTTCGCCGTCCCGGTCCTCCTCACCGTCACCTTCGGCGTCTTCGCCGTCGCCGCCGCGTCCCCCTTCGACCCCGTCAAGGCGTACGCGGGGACCGCCGGTCTCACCGCGTCCCAGGAGAACCTGGACCAGCTCCGGGCCAACCTCGGCGTCGACCAGCCGCTGCCCACCCGCTGGTGGAACTGGCTGACCTCGGCCCTCCAGGGCGACTTCGGCGACTCCACCGTGATGCGCCAGCCGGTCGCCGACGTGATCGCCGAACGCATGGGCTGGTCCGTCCTGCTCGCCGCCTCCGCCTTCGTCATCGCGATCCTGCTCGGCACCGCGCTCGGCGTCCTCGCCGCCCGCAGGCCCGGCGGCTGGCTCGACCGGGGCGTCAGCTCCGCCGCGTACACCCTGGAAGCCGCCCCCGCCTTCTGGCTCGGCCTCCTCGCGATCTGGCTCTTCGCCCTGAAGCTGGACCTCCTCCCGGCCGGCGGGCTCACCGACGCAGGCAGCGAGACCATCACCTTCGGCCAGGTCGCCTCCCACCTGGTGCTGCCCGCGGCGGTCCTCGGGATCTCCCAGCTGCCGTGGTTCTTCCTCTACGTACGCCAAGGGGTCATGGACGCCCTCGCGGAAGACCCCGTGCGCGGGGCGCGCGCCCGCGGGCTGAGCGAGCGCACGGTGCTCCTCGGCCACGGCCTGCGCTCCGGAATGCTCCCCATGCTCACCCTGATCGGCTCCCGCGTCCCCGAGCTCATCACCGGGGCGCTCCTCATCGAGACGGTCTTCAGCTGGCCCGGCATCGCCGCCGCCACCGTGCAGGCCGCCACCTCGGTCGACTTCTCCCTGCTCGCCGCGCTCACGGTGCTCGCCACCGCCGCCGTCCTGCTGGGCAACCTCCTCTCCGACCTGCTCTACGGGCTCGCCGACCCCCGGGTGGCCTTCGATGGCTGACACCGCACTCGCCCCGCTGCCGGGCCGCACCACCCGCCGTGTCCGGGTGGTCACCTCCGTGACCGTCGTCGTCGCCGTGGCGCTCGCCGTGCTCATCGTGCCGCCGCTCGCCCAGCTCGACCAGCAGGCCGTCGACCTCTCCAACAAGCTCCACCCGCCGTCCTGGGCCCACCCCTTCGGCACCGACGACGTCGGCCGCGACCTGCTGCTGCGCTGTGTCTACGGGCTCCGCGTCTCGCTGCTCGTCGGACTGGTCGCGGCCCTCACCGCCACCGTCATCGGCACCGCGATCGGCGCGCTCGCCGGGGCGTTCGGCGGCTGGCCGGACCGGATCGTGATGCGGGTCGTCGACACCCTGTCCTCCATCCCGCACCTGCTGCTCGGCATCTTCATCGTCGCGATGTTCCGGCCCGGTGTCTGGCCGGTCGTCATCTCGGTGGCGCTCACCCACTGGATCTCCACCGCCCGGATCGTCCGCTCCGAAGTGCTCTCGCTGCGCTCGCGCCCCTTCATCGACGCGGCCGTCTCCGGCGGCGCGTCCCGGAGCCGGGTCATCGTGCGCCATCTGCTCCCCGGTGTGCTGCCGCAGGCCGGGCTCGCGGCGGTCCTCATGGTCCCGCACGCCATGTGGCACGAGTCCGCGCTCTCCTTCCTCGGGCTCGGACTCCCCACCCACCAGGCGAGCCTCGGCAACCTCGTCCAGTCCGCGCGCGGTTCGCTGCTCGCGGGGGACTGGTGGCCGACGCTCTTCCCCGGCCTCTTCCTGATCATCCCGACCCTCGCCCTGGCGGGGCTCGCGGGCGCCTGGCGCGACCGGATCAACCCGCGCCGGAAATCGGAGCTGATGCTGTGACCGCCGACCGCGCCGCGAACGCCGCTGTCCTCGATGTCCGCGACCTCTCCGTACGCTTCCGGATGCGCGGCGGCCGGGACATCGCGGCGGTCACCGACGCCCGCTTCTCCGTCGCGCCGGGGGAGTGCCTCGCCCTGGTCGGGGAGAGCGGCTGCGGCAAGTCGGTGCTCGCCTCCGCCCTGCTCGGCCTGCTCCCCGCCAACGCGCAGACCACCGGCAGCGCGCTGCTCGGCGGGGACACGGACCTGCTGACGGCGGGGGAGCGGACGCTGGCCCGTACGGTACGGGGACGGCGCATCGGCCTCGTACCGCAGAGCCCCGCCGCCCACCTCACCCCCGTGCGCACCGTCCGCGCCCAGCTGGAGGAGACCCTCCGCGAGCTGACCGGGGTGCGCGGGTCCGCGGCCGTCCGGGAGGCGGCGGAGAAGGCCGCCGCCCGGGCCTCGTTCCCCGCCGACCACCTGGACCGCCACCCGCACCAGCTCTCCGGCGGCCTCGCCCAGCGCGCCGCCACCGCGCTCGCCCTGATCGGCGACGCCCCGCTGCTGCTCGCGGACGAGCCGACCACCGGACTCGACCGGGACCTGGTGGAGCGGACCGTCGACGAACTGCGCCGCCACACCGACGGCGGCCGGGCGCTGCTGATCATCACCCACGACCTGGCGGCGGCCGAGCGGATCGCCGACCGGGTCGCCGTGATGTACGCGGGCCGGATCGTGGAGATCGCCGACGCGGGCCCCTTCTTCGGCGCCCCCGGGCCCCGCCACCCGTACGCCAGGGGCCTGCTCGACGCCCTGCCCGAACGGGACTTCGCCCCGATCCCCGGGATGCCGCCCGAGCTGGGCGCGCTCCCCGACGGCTGCGCCTTCGCCGCCCGCTGCGCCCGCGCCGACGAGCTCTGCACCGCCGAACGCCCCGCCTTCGACGGCGGACTCGCCTGCCACCACGGGCCGACGGGCCGCACCCACTCCCTCACGAAGGAGGCCGCCGATGCTTGAGCTGAACCGGATCACCGCCGGGTACGACCGCCGCGCCCCGGTCGTCCGCGAGGTCTCCCTGAGCGTCGGCCACGGCGAGGCGGTGGGGCTCCTGGGCCCCAGCGGCTGCGGCAAGTCCACCCTGGCCAGGGTCGCCGCCCTCCTGCACCGCCCGGACGCCGGAACCATGACCCTGGACGGCACGGTCGTACGCGGCTGGCGGCACCGCGCCCCGCGCGAGCAGCGCACCTCCGTGGGCGTCGTCTTCCAGCAGCCCCGGCTCTCCGCCGACCCCCGCCTCAGCCTGCGCGAACTGATCGCCCAGCCGCTCCGGTCCACCGGACGCCGCGCCGAGGTCCCGGCGCGGGTGGCGGAACTGGCCCCGCTGGTCGGCCTCTCCGCCGAGCTGCTGGAGCGCCGCCCGCACGCGGTGAGCGACGGGCAGCTCCAGCGGGCCTGCCTGGCGCGCGCCCTCGTGCTGCGGCCGGGGCTGCTGATCTGCGACGAGATGACCGCGATGCTCGACGCCTCGACGACCGCCGCCCTGGTCGCCGTGGTCGAGCGCTACCGGGCCGAGTCCGGGGCGGCCCTGCTGGCCGTCGGCCACGACCGGGTGCTCCTGGAACGCTGGTGCGACCGGACGGTCCGCTGGGGCGAGCAGAGCGCGGAGCGCGTCCCGGTGGGGTGACGGCGGCCGGGAGGACGGTGGATGACGGGACGGAGTCCATCACGCCAACAGTTGGCAGGTACCTGACCATATTTCGGCGTCCGGCTCCATACTCGTCCGCGTCCGGCCCAACCCGGGCCCCCGGCCCGGACGACTGCCCAGGGAGACTCCATGGCCGCCCCGCCCGCTCCGCCCGCCCCGTCCGTCCCTTCGGCCCCGACCCGCCGCCGGGCCCTCACTGTCACGCTCGCCACCGCCGCCGCGGTGATCGCCGCCCCCGCCGTCGCGTCCGCAGCCTCCCCGACCACCACCTCGTGGGCGCCCCGCCCGCTGCGCCACGCCCACGCGCACAACGACTACCTGCACCCGCGTCCCCTGCACGACGCCCTCGCGCACGGGTTCACCAGCGTCGAGGCGGACATCTTCCTCGTCGACGGCGAACTGCTCGTCGCCCACGAGCCCGCCGGGCTCGACCCGGCCCGCACCCTCGCCGCCCTCTACCTCGACCCGTTACGCGCCCTGGTCCGGGCGGGCCACGGCAGCGTGTACCCGCACCACCGCGTCCCCCTCCAGCTGCTCATCGACATCAAGGCCGACGGCGTCGCCGCCTACCGCGAACTCGACCGGCAGCTCGTCCGCCACCGCTCCCTGCTCACCCGCTACCACCACGGCCGGGTCCGCCCCGGAGCGGTCACCGCCGTCATCTCGGGCGACCGCGCCGCCCGGGCGCCGATGGAGGCCCAGCGCACCCGCCTCGCCTTCTACGACGGCCGCCTCGGCGACCTGGGCACCGCGTGGCCCGCCTCGTTCACCCCGCTGATCAGCGCGAACTGGACCCAGACCTTCGGCTGGCGCGGTGCGGGCCCCTTCCCCCGCGCCGAACGCGACCGGCTGCGCTCCCTCGTCGCCGCCGCCCACCGCGAAGGCCGCCGCATCCGTTTCTGGGCCACCCCCGACCTGCCCGGACCCGAGCGCGAGGCGGTCTGGAACGAGCTGCTGGCCGCCGGGGCCGACCACCTCAACACCGACGACCTGGCCGGGCTCGAACGCTTCCTCCGCGACCGGGCCGCCACGGCCCCGTAACTCCGCACGGCGGGGGAGTACCCGTTCGGCGGACACGCCAGTGCGCCGAACGGCCGCCCCGCTGCGCCACACTGGCGGCCGAATGCCGCAAATCCGGCGCGGCGGAGGAGGTTGGCCATGGCCATTTCGATCTCACTGGTGCTGCTTCTGACGGTCCTGGCGGTGATCTTCCTCCGCAACGGCGGGCTGAAGCTCTCGCACGCGATCGTCTGCGCGCTGCTCGGCTTCCTGCTGGCCAGTACGAGCATGGCGCCGACCATCCATGACGGCATCGGCGCCACCGCCAACCTGGTCAGCAGCCTGAACCCCTGACCCCGCCCGCCGGACGGCCCCGGCCGGAGGGTCCGCGCGGCGCCCGGCGATCGAGCACAATGGGCAGATGTCTTTTCCGCCCCCCGGCCGGCACTCGGGCGCCGCCCACCACGAGTACTGCAACACCGGCCTCTGCTGCCGGTGCCAGATGCGGACCTGGACCACCAAGGCGGGCAACGAACGGCTCTGCGGTCCGTGCGCCGCCTGCTGCCGGGAGTGCGGCCGGGCGCCCGCGCCCCATCTGGACGGGCTCGACGGCGGGCTGTGCGCCGAGTGCCGCGGCCTCTGTGACCGGTGCCACCTCCCCAAGCGGCCCGACGGGTCCTGCGGCTGCGACCGCTGGCGGGAGAACGCCAAGGGCAACCCGCGCGGCTATGTCCTCCAGGCGCTGCCGCACCAGCTCCTCCAGGCGCTCGGCGGCCGGGTCCCGAGCACCGTCCACGACCTGATCCACCAGGAGCTCGCCCGCAAGCGCACCGCCGGACTCCTGCGCGAGCGCATCGAACGCCGCTGGCACCTGCGCTGGTCCCACGCCCTCAACGAGCGGGACGAGGACGGCCGCCGCCGCTGGAGCGCCCAGGACATCGCCGAACAGCTGCTGATGCCCGGCTCCTGCGCCGACCCGGACTGCGAGGACGGCTACCTCACCACCACGGACACCCCCTGCACCCGCTGCCGGCAGCCCCTGCACCGCTTCGTCACCTCGGTCGCCGACCACACCGCGACCCCGGAGCACGCCCGCGCGGCGGCGGCCCGCATCCGGCGGGCGATGGTGGAGAACCGCTCGCACCAGAAGCCCCCGCCGCGCGGGTAGGGCGGGGGTGGTCGTCTTGCGGGCCGTTGCCGTGCGTGGCGCGGTGTTGCGGCGGCATGTCGTCCGTGCGAACCCTGTGGCGTCCGTGCGAACCCTCCCGCTTTCCATGGACACTTCAAGGGGTGCGCCCTAACGTCGGGCGGCGGCGCGACCCCCGTCCGTAATCAAGGAGCCCGATGCCCCCGCCGTACCGCCGTGCGCTCACCCGCGTCCTGGCCCTGACGCTCGCCGTCGCCTCCGTCACCCT carries:
- a CDS encoding PIG-L domain-containing protein, which produces MTPQRLEPLPADWSRALAVVAHPDDLEYGAAAAVAAWTDGGREVVYLLASRGEAGIDTLPPEECAPLREREQRASAAVVGVRTVEFLDHRDGVIEYGTGLRRDIAAAIRRHRPELVITLNHRDTWGGVAWNTPDHRAVGRATLDAVADAGNRWIFPELTEQGLKPWNGVRWTAVAGSDRPTHAVDATAGFERSVQSLLEHRTYIEALTAEAPEKYCRSFLEGMVRAEAERFGGRPAVTFEVFAH
- a CDS encoding XRE family transcriptional regulator, which translates into the protein MKEHDRDDPGLDAVLTGVGPRLRRLRKDRGVTLSALSAATGISVSTLSRLESGGRRPSLELLLPIARAHEVPLDDLVGAPSVGDPRVRARPIVRHGRTMVPLTARPGGLQAYKMVQEAGSGEVPEQRTHEGYEWLFVLSGRLRLLLAEHDLVLEPGEAAEFDTRLPHWFGPAEDQPVEFLSLFGPQGERMHVRAKPKRG
- a CDS encoding alcohol dehydrogenase; protein product: MQAWRVHRNGEPGEVMSLEETDRPTPGDGQVLVRVAAANVNFPDALLCRGQYQVRPPLPFTPGVEVCGTTEDGRRVLATPALPYGGFAEYVVADGAALLPAPDALDDAEAAALHIGYQTGWFGLHRRARLQPGETLLVHAAAGGVGSAAVQLGKAAGATVIGVVGGPEKAAVARELGCDLVIDRRSEDIVAAVKEATGGRGADVVYDPVGGDAYAKSVKCVAFEGRVLVVGFASGNIPAPALNHALVKNYSIIGLHWGLYNTHDPAAIRACHDELTKLAAQGIVKPLVSERVGMAGAAEAVQRVADGTSTGRIVVLPGGAR
- a CDS encoding acyl-CoA dehydrogenase, with product MSPAVDAAEVRRRTRELLAAHPPATTGRTDFLKARFDAGLAWVHYPQGLGGLDAPRSLQQAVDAELAAADAPDNDPRRIGIGLGMAAPTILGYGTDEQKRRFLRPLWVGEEVWCQLFSEPGAGSDLAALATRAVRDGDDWVVDGQKVWTSSAHAARWAILIARTDPDLPKHRGISYFICDMTDPGVDVRPLRQITGEAEFNEVFLSGVRIPDSHRLGPVGEGWKVAQTTLMNERVSIGGSRIPREGGMIGPVSRTWRERPELRTHGTHQRLLTLWVEAEVARLTGERLRQQLVAGQPGPEGSGMKLAFARLNQEISGLEVELLGDEGLLYGDWTMVRPELVDFTGRDAGYRYLRSKGNSIEGGTSEVLLNIVAERVLGLPAEPRNDKDVAWKDLSR
- a CDS encoding acyl-CoA dehydrogenase; its protein translation is MTAPAQPPATPDLLYSQDEEDLRSAVRALLADRADAPTVIVAAESATPYDQGLWEALATGIGAAGLLVPEKLGGQGASHREAAVVLEELGRTVAPAPYLTSSVVATETLLALTGTGGITPAGDSGPAAALLAELASGSRTAVLAVPFATPPGGAQAALAALDGTVQGIADAAVADVLLVPTAEGLYAVGATAPGVAVEPLVPLDLTRPLAALTLSGAAGTPLAGPDASATAVRRGLLAGAGLLASEQLGIAEWCLAETVRYTRERHQFNRPVGSFQALKHRMAQLWLEVVSARAAARNAADALATGSPDAPLAVAVAQAYCSGVAVHAAEECVQLHGGIGMTWEHPAHLYLKRAKADSIAYGTAGRHREAVAELAELPAP
- a CDS encoding ABC transporter permease; the protein is MARMTGRRALFAVPVLLTVTFGVFAVAAASPFDPVKAYAGTAGLTASQENLDQLRANLGVDQPLPTRWWNWLTSALQGDFGDSTVMRQPVADVIAERMGWSVLLAASAFVIAILLGTALGVLAARRPGGWLDRGVSSAAYTLEAAPAFWLGLLAIWLFALKLDLLPAGGLTDAGSETITFGQVASHLVLPAAVLGISQLPWFFLYVRQGVMDALAEDPVRGARARGLSERTVLLGHGLRSGMLPMLTLIGSRVPELITGALLIETVFSWPGIAAATVQAATSVDFSLLAALTVLATAAVLLGNLLSDLLYGLADPRVAFDG
- a CDS encoding ABC transporter permease; its protein translation is MADTALAPLPGRTTRRVRVVTSVTVVVAVALAVLIVPPLAQLDQQAVDLSNKLHPPSWAHPFGTDDVGRDLLLRCVYGLRVSLLVGLVAALTATVIGTAIGALAGAFGGWPDRIVMRVVDTLSSIPHLLLGIFIVAMFRPGVWPVVISVALTHWISTARIVRSEVLSLRSRPFIDAAVSGGASRSRVIVRHLLPGVLPQAGLAAVLMVPHAMWHESALSFLGLGLPTHQASLGNLVQSARGSLLAGDWWPTLFPGLFLIIPTLALAGLAGAWRDRINPRRKSELML
- a CDS encoding ABC transporter ATP-binding protein, translating into MTADRAANAAVLDVRDLSVRFRMRGGRDIAAVTDARFSVAPGECLALVGESGCGKSVLASALLGLLPANAQTTGSALLGGDTDLLTAGERTLARTVRGRRIGLVPQSPAAHLTPVRTVRAQLEETLRELTGVRGSAAVREAAEKAAARASFPADHLDRHPHQLSGGLAQRAATALALIGDAPLLLADEPTTGLDRDLVERTVDELRRHTDGGRALLIITHDLAAAERIADRVAVMYAGRIVEIADAGPFFGAPGPRHPYARGLLDALPERDFAPIPGMPPELGALPDGCAFAARCARADELCTAERPAFDGGLACHHGPTGRTHSLTKEAADA